Proteins encoded in a region of the Rhizobium sp. CC-YZS058 genome:
- a CDS encoding MBL fold metallo-hydrolase, translating into MDDNRFRVRFWGVRGSLPVSGPDFQRYGGNTICIGMECGPNRLIFDAGSGIMPAGIAMKEDGISAFHILFTHCHYDHIVGLPFFPPLYDPRCKVALWSGHMAGRMTTRQMIGEFMRPPWFPIEPDICRASLNAKDFKAGDVLRPETGIVIRTGKLNHPGDAIGYRVEYGGRVCALITDTEHTPGTLDTTVLSLIKGADLMIYDCTYTDDEMARHLGYGHSSWQQAIRLARTAGVKQVAFIHHSPLRTDEELDAIAAAAVEIHAGAFPARDGQLVTL; encoded by the coding sequence GTGGACGACAACAGGTTTCGTGTGCGCTTTTGGGGAGTTCGGGGAAGTCTGCCTGTTTCGGGGCCGGACTTTCAGCGCTATGGCGGCAACACGATCTGCATCGGCATGGAATGCGGGCCGAACCGGCTGATCTTCGACGCCGGCTCGGGTATCATGCCGGCCGGCATCGCCATGAAGGAGGATGGCATTTCTGCCTTCCACATCCTCTTCACCCACTGCCATTACGACCACATCGTCGGCCTGCCCTTCTTTCCGCCGCTCTATGATCCGCGCTGCAAGGTGGCGCTCTGGTCCGGACACATGGCCGGCCGGATGACGACCCGGCAAATGATCGGCGAGTTCATGCGGCCCCCCTGGTTCCCGATCGAGCCCGACATCTGCCGCGCATCGCTCAATGCGAAGGACTTCAAGGCCGGAGACGTGCTGCGCCCGGAAACTGGAATCGTGATACGCACCGGCAAGCTGAACCATCCCGGCGATGCGATCGGCTATCGCGTGGAATATGGCGGCCGCGTCTGTGCGCTGATCACCGATACGGAACATACGCCGGGCACGCTGGACACGACCGTTCTCTCGCTGATCAAGGGTGCGGATCTGATGATCTACGACTGCACCTATACGGATGACGAGATGGCCCGGCATCTGGGCTACGGTCATTCGTCCTGGCAGCAGGCGATCCGGCTGGCCCGCACGGCGGGCGTCAAGCAGGTGGCCTTCATCCACCATTCGCCCTTGCGCACGGACGAGGAGCTGGACGCGATTGCCGCGGCGGCGGTCGAAATCCATGCCGGCGCCTTCCCCGCCCGCGACGGACAGCTCGTCACGCTCTGA
- a CDS encoding PQQ-dependent sugar dehydrogenase yields the protein MTPSPRLLAGTVLSVLAFALPAAAQSTGDTSPIDHVEGQPPATGADSKAAGKPVETEAANAPDQTPAFENQTRAPQPAEMPKVATETVAEGLPHLWSMEFLPDGRMLVAAKKGSMHIVSKEGQAGAALDGVPEVVSSGQAGLLDVALAPDFASSKTILFSFSEPREEGNGTSVAKARLVEDGNGKARLEDMAVIFRQMPSYDNTKHYGSRLTFAPDGALFVTVGERSDRETRVFAQDLASGFGKVFRIDLNGKAMPDNPFVSREGAQPEIWSYGHRNLQSAALDGQGRLWTVEHGPKGGDELNRPEAGINHGWPVITYGVEYSGGAVGEGLTAKEGMAQPVYYWDPVIGPSGMAFYDGEEFPEWKNSFVIGGLVSTGLVIVHLDGDKVSHEERVPLEARIRDVKVGPDGAIYAVTENPSAGSSSVIRVSRAD from the coding sequence ATGACCCCGTCCCCTCGCCTGCTTGCCGGAACCGTGCTTTCGGTCCTTGCCTTCGCCCTGCCCGCCGCTGCGCAATCGACCGGCGACACCTCGCCGATCGACCATGTGGAAGGCCAGCCGCCGGCAACCGGAGCCGACAGCAAGGCAGCCGGAAAGCCGGTCGAGACCGAGGCCGCCAATGCGCCGGACCAGACGCCCGCCTTCGAAAACCAGACGCGCGCACCGCAGCCGGCCGAGATGCCGAAGGTCGCCACGGAGACGGTGGCGGAGGGACTGCCGCATCTCTGGTCGATGGAGTTCCTGCCCGACGGCCGCATGCTGGTCGCCGCGAAGAAAGGATCCATGCACATCGTCTCCAAGGAGGGGCAAGCCGGCGCGGCGCTGGACGGCGTGCCGGAGGTCGTCTCCTCCGGCCAGGCGGGACTGCTGGACGTGGCGCTGGCACCCGATTTCGCCAGCTCGAAGACGATTCTCTTCTCCTTCTCCGAACCGCGCGAGGAGGGCAACGGCACCTCTGTCGCCAAAGCGCGCCTGGTCGAGGACGGGAATGGCAAGGCGAGGCTCGAGGACATGGCCGTCATCTTTCGCCAGATGCCCTCCTACGACAACACCAAGCATTATGGCTCGCGCCTGACATTTGCGCCCGATGGCGCGCTGTTCGTCACCGTCGGCGAGCGTTCGGACCGCGAAACCCGCGTCTTCGCCCAGGATCTTGCCAGCGGCTTCGGCAAGGTGTTCCGCATCGACCTCAACGGCAAGGCCATGCCGGACAATCCTTTCGTCTCCCGCGAGGGCGCGCAGCCCGAAATCTGGAGCTATGGCCATCGCAACCTGCAATCGGCCGCGCTTGACGGACAGGGGCGGCTGTGGACCGTGGAGCACGGGCCGAAGGGCGGCGACGAGTTGAACCGGCCGGAAGCCGGCATCAACCATGGCTGGCCGGTCATCACCTATGGCGTCGAATATAGCGGCGGCGCGGTGGGAGAAGGCCTGACGGCCAAGGAGGGGATGGCCCAGCCGGTCTATTACTGGGATCCGGTGATCGGCCCGTCCGGCATGGCCTTCTACGACGGCGAGGAATTCCCCGAATGGAAGAACAGCTTCGTCATCGGCGGCCTCGTCTCCACCGGTCTAGTCATCGTTCATCTGGACGGCGACAAGGTCAGCCATGAAGAACGCGTGCCGCTTGAAGCGCGGATCCGCGACGTGAAGGTGGGGCCGGACGGGGCGATTTATGCCGTCACCGAAAATCCGAGTGCCGGCAGCTCGAGCGTCATCCGCGTCAGCCGCGCGGATTGA
- a CDS encoding glycosyltransferase family 4 protein encodes MHMAVYCPLKSPNHPVPSGDRLMARQLMRALELAGHRVTLASEMRGFIKTPEARAALEAPALAERQRIARVWQAEGVPDAWFCYHPYYKAPDLLGPALCRSFSLPYITVEASYSPRRDADGWRAAQAALVETLSDAAVNIAMTERDRVGLMGGAPLARVARLLPFIEAEPFLSRPSQPRPGRLVTVAMMRPGDKMDSYRLLAEALHLLLHRPWTLSVVGDGALRGEVEALFAPLGPGRVVWHGALDQAGVAELLSTAALYVWPGCGEAYGLAYLEAQAAGVPVVAQAIAGVPEVVVDQRTGLLTPPGDVPRFAAAIGALLGDEDQRQAFAVEARRFVAEERDIAAASASLSEILTRFVSPRQRGTDA; translated from the coding sequence ATGCACATGGCCGTCTATTGTCCGCTCAAATCTCCGAACCATCCGGTCCCTTCGGGCGACAGGCTGATGGCCCGCCAGTTGATGCGGGCGCTGGAGCTCGCAGGCCACCGCGTCACGCTCGCCTCCGAAATGCGCGGCTTCATCAAGACGCCGGAGGCCCGCGCCGCGCTCGAAGCGCCGGCTTTGGCCGAACGGCAGCGGATTGCGCGCGTCTGGCAGGCGGAAGGGGTGCCGGATGCCTGGTTCTGCTACCATCCCTATTACAAGGCACCCGACCTTCTCGGCCCCGCGCTCTGCCGCAGCTTCTCTCTTCCTTATATTACCGTGGAAGCCTCCTATTCGCCGCGGCGCGACGCGGATGGCTGGCGCGCGGCGCAGGCTGCCCTGGTCGAAACGCTCAGCGACGCGGCGGTCAATATCGCCATGACGGAGCGCGACCGGGTGGGGCTGATGGGCGGAGCGCCCCTGGCGCGCGTGGCGCGGCTGCTGCCCTTCATCGAGGCCGAACCCTTTCTCAGCCGTCCATCGCAGCCCCGTCCCGGCCGGCTCGTTACCGTTGCCATGATGCGGCCGGGCGACAAGATGGACAGCTACCGACTGCTGGCGGAAGCCCTGCACCTGCTCCTCCACAGACCCTGGACCCTCTCGGTGGTCGGCGACGGTGCCTTGCGGGGCGAGGTCGAGGCGCTGTTCGCGCCGCTCGGCCCCGGCCGCGTCGTCTGGCATGGCGCGCTCGACCAGGCCGGCGTGGCGGAGCTTCTGTCCACCGCTGCCCTCTATGTCTGGCCCGGCTGCGGCGAGGCCTATGGGCTTGCCTATCTGGAAGCGCAGGCGGCGGGCGTGCCGGTCGTGGCGCAGGCGATCGCCGGCGTGCCGGAGGTGGTGGTCGATCAGCGGACCGGGCTTCTGACACCACCCGGCGACGTTCCGCGCTTTGCCGCCGCCATCGGCGCGCTCCTGGGCGACGAGGACCAGCGTCAGGCCTTCGCCGTCGAGGCGCGCCGCTTCGTGGCCGAGGAGCGCGACATCGCGGCCGCCTCTGCCAGCCTGTCCGAGATCCTGACCCGTTTCGTCAGTCCAAGGCAGAGGGGGACCGACGCATGA
- a CDS encoding polysaccharide deacetylase family protein: MRDEFEAPILTALDRLQAQGKIAHFWLRDDDAVEPTSALDRVLSLTGASAVPLTLAVIPQPAGPALKARLAQEAHVTVAVHGWTHANHAPPTRKRAELGADRPADVVKAELALARETLAALFGDRLVPVLVPPWNRIDAALIPALPHLGFSALSTFGPEKPAPLPVVNSHVDLMDWHGTRGCRPFSVLAEEIVARLDVAAQTGGSVGLLTHHLVHDAAVWHFLERLFAATCAHEACRWVRLESLLKT, from the coding sequence ATGAGGGACGAATTCGAAGCGCCGATCCTCACCGCGCTCGACAGGCTCCAAGCGCAAGGCAAAATTGCGCACTTCTGGCTGCGGGACGACGATGCCGTGGAGCCCACTTCCGCTCTCGACAGGGTGCTGAGCCTGACAGGTGCCTCGGCCGTCCCCCTGACACTGGCCGTCATTCCGCAACCCGCCGGCCCCGCCTTGAAGGCGCGGCTGGCGCAAGAGGCGCATGTCACCGTTGCGGTTCATGGCTGGACGCATGCAAACCATGCTCCGCCGACGAGGAAGAGGGCCGAACTCGGCGCCGATCGGCCGGCCGACGTCGTCAAGGCGGAGCTTGCGCTGGCGCGGGAGACGCTTGCGGCGCTGTTCGGCGACAGGCTGGTGCCTGTGCTCGTGCCCCCTTGGAACCGCATCGATGCCGCGCTGATCCCAGCCTTGCCGCATCTCGGATTTTCCGCACTCTCCACCTTCGGGCCGGAGAAACCGGCGCCGCTGCCGGTCGTCAACAGCCATGTCGATCTGATGGACTGGCACGGCACGCGCGGCTGTCGGCCATTCAGCGTCCTGGCGGAGGAGATCGTTGCGCGTCTAGACGTCGCGGCGCAGACCGGCGGCAGCGTCGGCCTTCTGACCCACCATCTGGTGCATGACGCGGCGGTCTGGCACTTTCTCGAGCGGTTGTTTGCTGCGACCTGCGCACACGAAGCCTGCCGCTGGGTCAGGCTCGAGAGCTTGCTGAAGACCTGA
- a CDS encoding alpha/beta hydrolase, which translates to MTSSFVTTKDGVDIFYKDWGPKNAQPIVFHHGWPLSSDDWDAQMLFFLSKGYRVVAHDRRGHGRSAQVAEGHDMDHYAADAFAVAEHLDLKNAVHIGHSTGGGEVARYVAKHGEPSGRVAKAVLVSAVPPLMLKTSANPEGLPIEVFDGFRSALAANRAQFFRDVPAGPFYGFNRDGGQAQEGVIQNWWRQGMMGSAKAHYDGIKAFSETDQTEDLKAISVPTLVLHGEDDQIVPIADSALKSVKLLKNGTLKTYPGFSHGMLTINADVLNNDLLQFIKA; encoded by the coding sequence ATGACCAGCAGTTTCGTCACCACTAAGGACGGCGTTGACATCTTCTACAAGGACTGGGGTCCGAAGAACGCCCAGCCGATCGTTTTCCACCACGGCTGGCCGCTGTCCTCCGACGACTGGGACGCGCAGATGCTCTTCTTCCTGTCCAAGGGCTATCGCGTCGTTGCCCATGATCGCCGCGGCCATGGTCGCTCGGCGCAGGTGGCCGAGGGGCATGATATGGATCACTACGCCGCTGATGCTTTCGCGGTTGCAGAGCATCTGGACCTGAAAAACGCCGTCCATATCGGCCACTCCACCGGCGGCGGCGAAGTCGCCCGCTATGTCGCCAAGCATGGCGAGCCGTCGGGACGGGTGGCGAAGGCCGTGCTCGTCTCGGCCGTTCCGCCGCTGATGCTGAAGACATCAGCCAATCCGGAAGGCCTGCCGATCGAGGTCTTCGACGGGTTCCGCTCCGCTCTCGCGGCCAATCGCGCGCAGTTCTTCCGCGATGTGCCGGCCGGCCCCTTCTATGGCTTCAACCGCGATGGCGGACAGGCTCAGGAAGGCGTCATCCAGAATTGGTGGCGGCAGGGCATGATGGGCAGTGCCAAGGCCCATTATGATGGCATCAAGGCGTTTTCGGAAACCGACCAGACGGAAGACCTGAAGGCCATTTCGGTGCCGACGCTGGTGCTGCACGGCGAAGACGACCAGATCGTCCCGATCGCCGATTCCGCTCTGAAGTCGGTGAAGCTGCTGAAAAACGGAACGCTGAAGACCTATCCCGGCTTCTCGCACGGCATGCTCACCATCAATGCCGATGTGCTGAATAACGATCTGCTTCAGTTCATCAAGGCCTGA
- a CDS encoding GlxA family transcriptional regulator, translated as MAERREVVAEVGLLIYPDCQLAAVYGLTDLFRIASQWVPYQADHQRTVRVSHWQVEQDDVVCVWDSHPGAAHRLSYVIAPPSIVMPAKMQAMPVAARWMVARHHEGATVGSICAGAFVLAETGLIDGRRVTTHWAFSDELAARYPKLELAAERMVIDDGDIVTAGGILAWTDLGLTLVEKLMGLQTMLATARFLLVDPPRRDQDPYRSFAPKFDHGDTAILHVQHHIHATASQAHEIPDLADRAGLTERTFLRRFVKATGLRPTEYIQQIRMMQARDALETTGLPVAQIAWNVGYSDGAAFRKIFLRVTGLKPTQYRQRFGLRSELSA; from the coding sequence ATGGCCGAGCGGCGCGAGGTGGTGGCGGAAGTCGGGTTGCTGATCTATCCCGACTGTCAGTTGGCAGCCGTCTACGGGTTGACGGATCTGTTCCGGATCGCGAGCCAATGGGTGCCATACCAGGCCGACCATCAGAGAACGGTGCGGGTTTCACACTGGCAGGTCGAGCAGGACGATGTCGTCTGCGTCTGGGATAGCCATCCCGGCGCCGCGCATCGCCTCAGCTATGTCATCGCGCCACCGAGCATCGTCATGCCCGCCAAGATGCAGGCCATGCCTGTTGCGGCGCGCTGGATGGTGGCCAGGCATCACGAAGGTGCCACAGTCGGATCGATCTGCGCCGGCGCCTTCGTGCTGGCCGAGACGGGATTGATCGACGGCCGACGGGTCACCACGCACTGGGCGTTCAGCGATGAACTGGCAGCACGCTATCCGAAGCTGGAACTGGCGGCCGAGCGGATGGTCATCGACGACGGCGACATCGTGACGGCCGGCGGGATTCTCGCCTGGACGGATCTCGGACTGACGCTCGTCGAGAAACTGATGGGCCTACAGACCATGCTGGCGACGGCCCGTTTCCTGCTCGTCGATCCGCCCCGTCGCGACCAGGATCCCTACCGGTCCTTCGCACCCAAATTCGACCATGGCGATACGGCGATCCTGCATGTTCAGCACCATATCCATGCCACGGCATCGCAGGCTCATGAGATCCCGGACCTGGCCGACCGGGCGGGACTGACCGAACGCACCTTCCTGCGCCGGTTCGTCAAGGCGACGGGGCTTCGGCCGACCGAATACATCCAGCAGATCCGTATGATGCAGGCGCGGGACGCCCTGGAGACCACCGGGCTGCCCGTGGCCCAGATCGCCTGGAACGTCGGCTATTCCGACGGTGCGGCCTTCCGAAAGATCTTCCTGCGTGTCACCGGACTGAAACCGACGCAGTACCGCCAACGCTTCGGACTTCGCTCGGAGCTCAGCGCATAG
- the ligD gene encoding DNA ligase D has product MSLATYNAKRRFDQTPEPKGETEAAGAKGERRFVVQKHDATRLHYDFRLEVDGVMKSWAVTRGPSLDPEDKRLAVHVEDHPLSYNDFEGIIPKGQYGGGTVIVWDRGTWSPIHDLEKSYKKGHLEFTLEGEKLKGRWHLVRMHGRPGETRENWLLIKGDDEEARPGKGEALLKERPDSVKSGRTLDEVKAAPEDTWNSRGKDGAENAASSSRKTRKASGPAAGKTSASSAAKAQAHEWPKGARKSALPDFVQPALATLKAKPPAGTRWLHEIKFDGYRLQARIDHGAVTLLTRGGLDWTARFGPAISDALAALPVETALLDGEIVVERGNGASDFSALQEDLSEGRSDRFRFYLFDCLHLDGHDVRKAPLVARKALLEKLLRSDDPLLRFSDHFEDDGNLVLTHACRLSLEGVISKDRDSAYESGRSKLWIKSKCSERQEFVIGGYAPSSTSDHAIGALALGVYEGKALRHVGRVGTGFTRSMAERLFELLSPLEEEKSPFSEKLTADARRGLVYVAPKLVAEVEFRAWSADGNLRHAAFRGLREDKGAEAVIRETKDSTEAPKRASGKAKTTVPAPPKARIALTHPDRIYWPKEGVTKQGLADYYAQVWPFMAPFVVDRPLSLLRCPDGIDGKQRFFQKHAWRGMNKAVGQIKDAKDKSGEPLLRILDFDGLAALVQSATLEIHPWGATTKALEKPDMITMDLDPGEDVAWSAVIEGAQLLKQLIEADGLTAFVKTSGGKGLHVVVPLKPSANWVAVKAYAKALATAAARAEPDKYLAVATKAKRKGRIFIDYLRNGRGATAVAPFSTRARPGAAVSTPIAWEELTDAIGPASFTVDTVPNRLAALKQDPWEGFFDAAGTVPKGKR; this is encoded by the coding sequence ATGAGTCTCGCCACCTACAACGCCAAACGTCGCTTCGACCAGACGCCGGAACCGAAAGGCGAAACCGAAGCCGCGGGTGCGAAGGGAGAGCGGCGCTTCGTCGTGCAGAAGCACGATGCCACCCGGCTACATTACGACTTCCGCCTGGAGGTGGACGGCGTGATGAAGAGCTGGGCGGTGACGCGGGGCCCCAGCCTCGACCCGGAAGACAAGCGCCTCGCGGTGCATGTCGAGGACCACCCGCTCTCCTACAATGATTTCGAAGGCATCATTCCCAAGGGCCAGTATGGCGGCGGCACGGTGATCGTCTGGGACCGAGGAACCTGGAGCCCGATCCACGATCTCGAAAAATCCTACAAGAAAGGGCACCTCGAATTCACACTCGAGGGCGAGAAGCTGAAGGGCCGCTGGCATTTGGTGCGCATGCATGGACGGCCTGGCGAAACGCGCGAGAACTGGCTGCTGATCAAGGGAGACGACGAGGAGGCGCGGCCAGGCAAGGGCGAAGCGCTGCTTAAAGAACGCCCCGACTCCGTCAAATCCGGCCGCACGCTCGATGAGGTCAAGGCGGCGCCGGAGGATACCTGGAACTCCAGGGGGAAGGACGGGGCGGAGAACGCGGCCTCCTCATCGAGGAAGACCCGCAAGGCGTCCGGCCCGGCGGCCGGCAAGACGTCAGCTTCCTCCGCGGCCAAGGCACAGGCGCATGAATGGCCGAAGGGGGCGCGCAAGAGCGCGCTGCCGGACTTCGTCCAGCCGGCGCTCGCCACGCTCAAGGCCAAGCCACCGGCCGGCACGCGCTGGCTGCATGAGATCAAGTTCGACGGCTACCGTCTGCAGGCGCGCATCGACCATGGCGCCGTCACGCTGCTCACCCGCGGCGGGCTCGACTGGACGGCACGGTTCGGCCCGGCCATCTCTGATGCGCTTGCCGCGCTGCCGGTCGAAACGGCGCTGCTCGATGGCGAGATCGTCGTGGAGCGCGGCAATGGCGCGTCCGATTTTTCCGCCTTGCAGGAGGACCTGAGCGAAGGCCGCAGCGATCGCTTTCGCTTCTATCTCTTCGACTGCCTGCATCTCGACGGGCACGATGTCCGCAAGGCGCCGCTCGTTGCGCGCAAGGCGCTGCTTGAGAAATTGCTGCGCAGCGACGACCCGCTGCTGCGCTTCTCGGATCATTTCGAGGATGACGGCAACCTGGTGCTGACCCATGCCTGCCGCCTAAGCCTTGAGGGCGTGATCTCCAAGGATCGGGACAGCGCGTATGAATCCGGGCGTTCGAAGCTCTGGATCAAGTCGAAATGCTCCGAGCGGCAGGAATTCGTCATCGGCGGCTATGCGCCATCCTCTACCTCCGACCATGCGATCGGCGCGCTGGCGCTCGGCGTCTACGAAGGCAAGGCGCTGCGGCATGTGGGGCGCGTCGGCACCGGTTTCACGCGCAGCATGGCCGAACGCCTGTTCGAGCTGCTGTCGCCGCTTGAAGAGGAAAAGAGCCCGTTTTCCGAGAAGCTGACGGCCGATGCGCGGCGCGGACTCGTCTATGTCGCGCCGAAGCTGGTCGCCGAGGTCGAGTTCCGCGCCTGGTCGGCCGATGGCAATCTGCGCCACGCCGCCTTCCGCGGTCTGCGGGAGGACAAGGGCGCGGAGGCGGTGATACGCGAGACGAAAGATTCAACGGAAGCGCCGAAGCGCGCGTCCGGCAAGGCGAAGACCACGGTGCCTGCCCCACCCAAGGCGCGCATCGCGCTGACCCATCCCGACCGGATCTACTGGCCGAAGGAGGGCGTCACCAAACAGGGGTTGGCGGACTACTATGCCCAGGTCTGGCCCTTCATGGCGCCTTTCGTGGTCGACCGGCCGCTCTCGCTGCTGCGCTGCCCGGACGGGATCGACGGCAAGCAGCGCTTCTTCCAGAAACATGCCTGGCGGGGCATGAACAAGGCTGTCGGGCAGATCAAGGATGCGAAGGACAAGAGCGGCGAGCCGCTGCTGCGCATTCTCGATTTCGATGGCCTGGCGGCGCTGGTGCAATCGGCAACGCTCGAAATCCACCCCTGGGGTGCCACCACCAAGGCTTTGGAAAAGCCGGACATGATCACCATGGATCTCGATCCCGGCGAGGATGTGGCCTGGTCGGCGGTCATCGAAGGCGCGCAGCTTCTGAAACAGCTGATCGAGGCGGACGGCCTTACCGCCTTCGTCAAAACCTCGGGCGGCAAGGGCCTGCATGTGGTGGTGCCGCTCAAGCCTTCAGCCAACTGGGTCGCGGTCAAGGCCTATGCCAAGGCGCTCGCCACGGCCGCCGCGCGGGCAGAGCCCGACAAATATCTCGCGGTCGCCACCAAGGCCAAGCGCAAGGGCCGCATCTTCATCGACTATCTGCGCAATGGCCGCGGCGCCACCGCCGTTGCTCCCTTTTCCACCCGGGCACGCCCCGGCGCCGCCGTCTCGACTCCGATCGCCTGGGAGGAGCTGACCGACGCGATCGGCCCGGCCAGCTTCACCGTCGATACTGTCCCCAACCGACTGGCCGCCCTGAAGCAGGATCCGTGGGAGGGGTTCTTCGACGCTGCAGGGACGGTGCCGAAGGGGAAGCGGTGA
- a CDS encoding Ku protein codes for MARNTFWKGYLRLSLVTAAVTVSPATTESGKVRFHVLNRTTNNRVESRYIDSVTHKRVAEKDQVKGFPKEDGDYVLIEDDEIEALGLESTRTIDIDTFVKADEIDWIWYDKPHFLAPGDKVGAEAFAVIREAMVREGVVGIARLVLYRRERAVLLAPSGKGMILWTLHYGEEMREPVAQLETGSKEAKREATSLEKLFDKDKGSWSASLVQDPVQKRIKSFLKTREKDAAPKKAKSAAKSGPKTSGNVINIMDALKKSLKEEKRST; via the coding sequence TTGGCCCGCAACACCTTCTGGAAAGGCTATCTCCGGCTTTCCCTCGTGACCGCCGCCGTCACCGTTTCGCCAGCCACGACGGAAAGCGGCAAGGTGCGCTTCCACGTCCTCAACCGCACCACCAACAATCGCGTCGAGAGCCGCTACATCGACAGCGTGACGCATAAGCGCGTGGCCGAGAAGGACCAGGTCAAGGGCTTTCCGAAGGAAGACGGCGACTATGTGCTGATCGAGGATGACGAGATCGAGGCGCTGGGGCTCGAAAGCACCCGGACGATCGACATCGACACCTTCGTTAAAGCGGATGAGATCGACTGGATCTGGTACGACAAACCGCATTTCCTCGCGCCCGGCGACAAGGTGGGGGCGGAAGCCTTCGCGGTGATCCGCGAGGCAATGGTGCGCGAAGGCGTCGTCGGCATCGCCCGCCTCGTCCTCTACCGCCGCGAACGCGCGGTCCTCCTGGCGCCGAGCGGCAAAGGCATGATCCTCTGGACCCTGCATTATGGCGAAGAGATGCGCGAGCCCGTCGCGCAGCTTGAGACCGGGAGCAAGGAGGCCAAACGCGAGGCCACGTCGCTTGAAAAGCTGTTCGACAAGGACAAGGGGAGCTGGAGCGCCTCTCTGGTACAGGACCCGGTCCAGAAGCGGATCAAGAGCTTCCTGAAGACCCGGGAGAAGGACGCGGCGCCAAAGAAGGCCAAGTCTGCGGCGAAATCCGGTCCAAAGACCTCCGGCAATGTCATCAACATCATGGACGCGCTCAAGAAGAGCCTGAAGGAGGAAAAGCGCAGCACGTGA